One segment of Desulfosudis oleivorans Hxd3 DNA contains the following:
- a CDS encoding SurA N-terminal domain-containing protein: protein MKLTALINGTRTGRRTTSLPLLLFGAFLALCFGGCDSTGKTQRQSFLLRIDEMVVTRTDFYNALEIAKTAYPFEALQNPEVMAKVKARLLKQLTEELILARRAQDLGIAVSDAELEKAVAHITEDYPEGVFEQTLLENAIPFDVWKARLKAGMLMEKVIERELMEKMVITPEEASAYYREHHQEEQEAEGDVALLKRLRREKAQKAYVDWMKALQQQYHIELNQDLWKEILK, encoded by the coding sequence TTGAAACTGACAGCTCTCATCAACGGCACCCGGACCGGCAGGCGGACGACCTCCCTGCCGCTTCTGCTTTTTGGAGCGTTTCTGGCGTTGTGCTTCGGCGGATGTGATTCAACCGGCAAAACACAACGCCAGTCATTTCTGCTCCGCATCGATGAGATGGTGGTGACACGGACGGATTTTTATAATGCACTGGAGATCGCAAAAACCGCCTATCCCTTTGAGGCACTCCAGAACCCGGAGGTCATGGCAAAAGTCAAGGCCCGGCTTCTCAAACAGCTTACCGAGGAGTTGATTCTGGCGCGGCGGGCACAAGACCTGGGCATTGCCGTGTCCGATGCCGAGCTTGAAAAAGCGGTTGCCCACATCACCGAGGATTACCCGGAAGGGGTGTTTGAGCAGACGCTGCTTGAGAACGCGATTCCGTTCGATGTCTGGAAGGCGCGGCTGAAGGCCGGCATGCTGATGGAAAAGGTGATTGAACGGGAACTGATGGAAAAAATGGTGATCACGCCGGAAGAAGCCAGTGCCTATTATCGGGAACACCACCAGGAAGAGCAGGAAGCCGAAGGAGACGTGGCCCTGTTAAAACGGCTGAGAAGGGAAAAGGCCCAGAAGGCCTATGTGGACTGGATGAAAGCACTGCAGCAGCAGTACCATATCGAACTGAACCAGGATTTATGGAAAGAGATATTAAAATGA
- a CDS encoding peptidylprolyl isomerase produces MLWVGTVAMVYAGTLTSCRADTEAEVVDRIVAFVNQEIILLSELEKAMALYETAIRERQLPADTEKEMLYRARQEMIDHLIDRRLIQQRADELGVTVDDREVDDAMERMKRSMLFTDEDLRQSLAEKGYTLEGYRNELREQILRQRVLTLEVKSKVVVTPVDIQAYYETHPEEYSAGRQYHLRNIIMRVDKDMPDESKKTISEMMQKIHDRLQAGESFETLASQYSQSSFAEKGGDLGFFALEDLAPQLREAIEELQAGEFTPVLDTPLGYQILYLEEIQEKPAVSLEKATDEIREKLYEDLLEERFEKWVTELREKSHIKVVL; encoded by the coding sequence ATGCTTTGGGTGGGGACAGTGGCGATGGTGTACGCCGGAACCCTGACTTCCTGCCGGGCGGATACCGAAGCCGAGGTGGTTGACCGGATCGTGGCCTTTGTCAACCAGGAGATCATCCTGCTCTCTGAACTGGAAAAGGCCATGGCGCTTTATGAAACAGCCATTCGTGAACGGCAGCTTCCCGCGGACACGGAAAAAGAGATGCTCTACCGGGCCCGGCAGGAGATGATTGACCACCTGATCGACAGGCGCCTGATTCAGCAGCGGGCCGATGAGCTGGGCGTCACCGTTGATGACCGGGAGGTGGATGATGCAATGGAACGCATGAAACGCTCCATGCTTTTCACCGATGAAGATCTGCGCCAGAGCCTGGCGGAAAAGGGGTACACCCTGGAGGGGTACAGAAACGAACTGCGGGAACAGATATTGAGGCAACGCGTTTTGACCCTGGAGGTCAAATCCAAGGTGGTGGTCACTCCGGTCGATATTCAGGCCTATTATGAAACCCATCCCGAAGAATACAGCGCCGGCCGGCAGTACCATCTGCGCAACATCATCATGCGGGTGGACAAGGACATGCCCGATGAAAGCAAAAAAACGATCAGCGAAATGATGCAGAAAATTCATGACAGACTTCAGGCGGGCGAGTCGTTTGAAACCCTGGCCAGCCAGTACTCCCAGTCCTCCTTTGCGGAAAAAGGAGGGGACCTGGGTTTTTTCGCGCTTGAGGATCTGGCCCCCCAGCTGCGGGAGGCGATAGAAGAACTCCAGGCCGGTGAATTCACCCCTGTTCTGGATACACCGCTTGGCTACCAGATTCTCTATTTGGAAGAGATTCAGGAGAAGCCCGCCGTGTCCCTGGAAAAGGCAACCGATGAAATTCGGGAAAAACTTTACGAGGACCTGCTGGAAGAACGCTTTGAAAAGTGGGTGACGGAACTGCGGGAAAAATCCCACATCAAGGTGGTGTTATGA
- a CDS encoding helix-turn-helix domain-containing protein — protein sequence MTPSPDHHTLSYGRYLRQCRLQRGLRIEDLSRELKITKETLTAIEDEAYARFPDTVFIKGFLKAFAKSVGADIDQVMQSYTHEMRLFRHSAAAEATIETENRMFWRKLMLSFGALILLIGLTLFLIPANEGETPGRQPLPMKKENRGQVQAQSEGSDRTGAQPDTTVAPVGAPVSGKQLLEMAAVEETWVKIIIDNQKPKEYSLQPGDRLALEAADRFNILIGNATGLSLFFNRQPVAVNGEKGQVVAVELP from the coding sequence GTGACCCCATCTCCTGATCATCACACACTCTCATACGGCCGCTATCTGCGCCAGTGTCGACTTCAGAGGGGGCTTCGCATTGAAGACCTGTCACGGGAACTGAAGATTACCAAAGAGACGCTGACGGCTATCGAGGACGAAGCGTATGCCCGGTTTCCCGACACGGTTTTTATCAAGGGCTTTTTAAAGGCGTTTGCAAAAAGTGTGGGGGCCGATATCGACCAGGTGATGCAAAGTTATACCCACGAGATGCGGCTGTTTCGGCATTCCGCGGCTGCGGAGGCCACGATTGAGACCGAAAACCGCATGTTCTGGCGAAAGCTGATGCTCTCTTTCGGTGCCTTGATCCTGCTCATTGGGCTGACCCTTTTTCTGATTCCCGCAAACGAGGGGGAAACACCTGGCCGGCAACCGCTGCCAATGAAAAAAGAGAACCGGGGGCAAGTCCAGGCTCAGAGTGAAGGCAGCGACAGGACCGGAGCACAGCCGGACACAACCGTTGCACCGGTGGGTGCCCCCGTATCGGGCAAACAGCTCCTGGAGATGGCGGCGGTTGAAGAGACATGGGTGAAAATCATTATTGATAACCAGAAACCAAAAGAGTACAGCCTGCAACCCGGTGACCGGCTGGCCCTTGAGGCGGCCGACCGCTTTAATATCCTCATCGGTAATGCCACCGGACTTTCTCTTTTTTTCAACCGGCAGCCGGTGGCGGTAAACGGGGAAAAAGGGCAGGTGGTGGCCGTGGAACTCCCATAA
- the mfd gene encoding transcription-repair coupling factor, with product MVQNQEKKILPVLVDRLETGAGEVVCAGVGKGADAFMVSRIGQTLNVPVLVVTASAREAQRFTEDARFFQPADARAEVALFPSYTVMPYRPVAYHNRTAAERIQLLYGMSEGLAPAVLVLAVDALLQKTIPPGDLCEFAQTVSEGESLDPTALAEKLVAGGYTRTAIVEEPGDFSIRGGIVDLFSPFHEAPARIDLFGDTVESIHFFSPVTQRRGRPTSGITLLPARETVLAKDRIGRLIAAVKKRSAELNLPVSVSRDIIDRMEQGTDTEGMESLMPLVYETPATLFDYLPGKTLLVMVDPGMIAEKAENHGRLATELYETAREEGRWCVPPDALYLDWQAVQKEAFKKPLLSFPVLPVSATPEDGDNTPVVETAGVTDNSAVTLMLRTQPRDTDTVLTPLLSWIEENRGLGCVSVIACGGRAQVDRMAYFLTSHRVPHESLDAFSSMGRGSDTVCLVSGQLSAGFRFAAEGLAVITDTEIFGRVRHRSSAGKKGARDVYLDLETLKQGDLVVHVDHGIGRYEGIRKVTVEGIANDFLLLSYRDGDRLYLSVDRMDMARKYVGADDAEAPLLDKMGAKTWGRVKAKARKEAEKIAKELLDLYARRRVQQGHGFHPPGQWFSDFEAGFDFEETDDQLKVINEVLSDMASSTPMDRLVCGDVGYGKTEVAMRSSFMCVCDGFQVAVLVPTTVLAEQHFATFSRRFAGYPFNIACLSRFKTPARQKQIVADLKEGRVDIVIGTHRLLSKDVAFKQLGLVILDEEQRFGVKHKETLKKMRTTVDVLSLTATPIPRTLHMSLSGMRDISVITTPPEHRKAIKTYISEFDDAIIRTAIRKELERGGQIYFVHNNIHKIAFIADHLKKLVPEVRLGIVHGRLDQNTLETCMMQFVNREIDMLVCTRIIESGIDIPSANTIFINRADMFGLAQIYQLRGRVGRSDEQAYAYLFIPRESALGKDARKRLKVLMEHSDLGSGFQIAMNDLKIRGGGAALGVSQSGHITAVGYDMFLQLMEQAVAELKGEPVTETLNPEINIPVSSFLSEAYISDIDQRMAIYRRLSRVTETREITAVKTELEDRFGPLPAEAENLLLKIMLKTMAAGMGVKRLDLADTQMHLRFSDDRLPDAAAVDVLARENPVTVKIVPPDGVFITFTGKKGRGAIGAAKNILKALAGRVNC from the coding sequence ATGGTCCAAAATCAAGAAAAAAAAATTCTCCCCGTTCTGGTCGACCGGTTGGAAACCGGTGCGGGCGAGGTGGTGTGTGCCGGCGTGGGCAAGGGGGCCGACGCCTTTATGGTCTCCCGTATCGGCCAGACACTGAATGTCCCCGTGCTGGTGGTCACCGCTTCCGCAAGGGAAGCCCAGCGGTTTACCGAAGACGCCCGGTTCTTTCAGCCCGCCGATGCCCGGGCGGAGGTGGCGCTGTTTCCCTCCTACACGGTGATGCCCTATCGCCCGGTGGCCTATCACAACCGGACCGCGGCTGAGCGCATTCAACTGCTCTACGGCATGTCGGAAGGACTTGCCCCGGCCGTCCTTGTCCTGGCCGTTGACGCGCTGTTGCAGAAAACCATTCCTCCCGGGGACCTGTGTGAGTTCGCCCAGACCGTAAGCGAAGGGGAAAGCCTTGACCCCACCGCGCTGGCGGAAAAGCTGGTTGCCGGCGGCTATACACGGACCGCCATCGTGGAGGAGCCCGGTGACTTTTCGATCCGCGGCGGTATTGTCGATCTTTTTTCCCCGTTTCACGAGGCCCCGGCCCGTATCGATCTGTTCGGCGATACCGTGGAGTCGATCCATTTTTTTTCCCCGGTCACCCAGCGGCGGGGCCGTCCCACCAGCGGCATCACCCTGCTGCCGGCCAGAGAGACTGTTCTGGCAAAAGACCGTATCGGCCGGCTGATCGCCGCGGTCAAAAAACGGTCCGCGGAGTTAAACCTTCCGGTCTCCGTAAGCAGGGACATCATCGACCGGATGGAGCAGGGGACTGACACGGAAGGCATGGAAAGCCTGATGCCCCTGGTGTACGAGACCCCGGCCACGCTTTTTGACTATCTGCCGGGAAAAACGCTTCTGGTCATGGTGGACCCCGGCATGATTGCCGAAAAAGCTGAAAACCACGGGCGACTGGCAACCGAACTTTACGAGACCGCCAGGGAAGAGGGAAGGTGGTGTGTGCCGCCGGATGCCCTGTACCTCGACTGGCAGGCAGTGCAAAAAGAGGCATTCAAAAAGCCGCTGCTCTCTTTTCCCGTGCTGCCGGTCTCTGCCACGCCGGAGGATGGTGACAACACGCCTGTGGTGGAAACGGCGGGGGTGACGGACAACAGCGCGGTCACCCTGATGCTGCGCACCCAGCCCCGGGACACCGATACCGTACTAACGCCCCTGCTGTCATGGATCGAAGAAAACCGCGGCCTGGGCTGCGTTTCGGTCATCGCCTGCGGGGGCCGGGCCCAGGTGGACCGAATGGCCTATTTTCTTACATCCCACCGGGTGCCCCATGAAAGTTTAGACGCCTTTTCAAGCATGGGCCGGGGCAGCGACACGGTCTGCCTGGTATCCGGGCAGCTCTCCGCGGGGTTCCGGTTTGCCGCTGAAGGGCTGGCCGTGATCACCGACACTGAAATCTTCGGCCGGGTCCGGCACCGGTCTTCGGCCGGCAAGAAGGGGGCCCGGGATGTTTACCTGGACCTGGAAACCCTGAAGCAGGGGGACCTGGTGGTCCACGTGGACCACGGCATCGGCCGCTACGAAGGTATTCGAAAAGTGACGGTGGAAGGGATTGCCAACGATTTTCTGCTGCTCAGTTACAGGGACGGAGACCGGCTCTATCTGTCCGTGGACCGGATGGACATGGCCCGGAAATACGTGGGGGCCGATGATGCCGAAGCCCCCCTGCTGGACAAGATGGGGGCAAAAACCTGGGGCCGGGTCAAGGCAAAGGCCCGCAAGGAAGCGGAAAAGATCGCCAAAGAGCTGCTGGACCTTTACGCCCGGCGCCGGGTGCAGCAGGGCCATGGTTTCCATCCGCCGGGCCAGTGGTTTTCCGATTTTGAGGCCGGGTTTGACTTTGAGGAGACCGATGATCAGCTCAAGGTGATCAACGAAGTCCTTTCAGACATGGCCTCATCCACACCCATGGACCGCCTGGTCTGCGGGGACGTGGGATACGGCAAGACGGAAGTGGCCATGCGCTCCTCGTTTATGTGTGTCTGCGACGGGTTTCAGGTCGCGGTGCTGGTACCCACCACGGTACTGGCGGAACAGCATTTTGCCACCTTTTCCCGGCGTTTTGCCGGCTATCCCTTCAACATTGCCTGCCTGAGCCGTTTCAAGACCCCGGCCCGGCAGAAACAGATTGTTGCCGACCTCAAGGAGGGCCGGGTCGATATTGTCATCGGCACCCACCGGCTGCTGTCCAAAGATGTGGCCTTCAAACAGCTGGGGCTGGTGATTCTGGATGAGGAGCAGCGCTTCGGGGTGAAGCACAAGGAGACCCTGAAAAAAATGCGAACCACGGTGGATGTGCTCTCCCTCACCGCCACGCCGATTCCCCGGACCCTTCACATGTCCCTGTCGGGCATGCGGGACATCAGCGTGATCACCACGCCGCCGGAGCACCGCAAGGCCATCAAGACCTATATTTCGGAGTTTGACGATGCCATCATTCGAACCGCCATTCGCAAGGAGCTGGAGCGGGGCGGGCAGATCTATTTTGTTCACAACAATATTCACAAGATCGCGTTTATCGCCGACCATCTTAAAAAGCTGGTGCCCGAGGTAAGGCTGGGCATCGTCCACGGCCGGCTGGACCAGAACACCCTGGAGACCTGCATGATGCAGTTTGTCAACCGGGAGATCGACATGCTGGTCTGCACGCGCATCATAGAGTCCGGCATCGACATTCCTTCGGCCAACACCATCTTCATCAACCGGGCCGATATGTTCGGGCTGGCCCAGATTTACCAGCTTCGGGGCAGGGTGGGCCGGTCCGATGAACAGGCCTATGCCTACCTGTTTATTCCCAGGGAAAGCGCCCTGGGAAAAGACGCCCGCAAGCGGCTCAAGGTGCTGATGGAACACAGCGACCTGGGGTCGGGTTTTCAGATCGCCATGAACGACCTGAAGATACGCGGCGGCGGGGCGGCCCTGGGAGTGTCCCAGTCCGGCCATATCACGGCGGTGGGATATGACATGTTCCTGCAGCTGATGGAGCAGGCGGTTGCCGAGTTAAAAGGGGAGCCTGTGACCGAAACCCTCAACCCGGAAATCAACATTCCGGTTTCCTCCTTTCTCTCGGAAGCTTATATTTCGGATATCGACCAGCGCATGGCCATCTATCGCCGGCTGTCCAGGGTCACGGAAACTCGTGAGATCACCGCCGTTAAAACAGAACTGGAGGACCGGTTCGGCCCTCTGCCGGCGGAAGCGGAAAACCTGCTGTTAAAAATCATGTTAAAAACCATGGCCGCCGGTATGGGGGTCAAGCGGCTTGACCTTGCCGACACCCAGATGCACCTGCGCTTTTCAGACGACCGCCTTCCCGATGCAGCCGCCGTTGACGTCCTGGCACGGGAAAATCCGGTTACGGTAAAAATCGTCCCTCCGGACGGCGTTTTCATCACGTTTACCGGGAAAAAGGGCCGGGGCGCCATTGGCGCGGCCAAAAACATCTTGAAAGCCCTGGCCGGGCGTGTTAACTGTTAG